One region of Alosa alosa isolate M-15738 ecotype Scorff River chromosome 1, AALO_Geno_1.1, whole genome shotgun sequence genomic DNA includes:
- the mogs gene encoding mannosyl-oligosaccharide glucosidase, with protein sequence MGRQRKRIVTSDGASHPRTDDKPPVPHRKEKKKKTDLGKVFINISIALCIFSLIWFFYALYMRSSLAKRVVTLHTSPRVLDANSSSAEVSPERFWGSYRPQVYFGMKTRSPSSVVTGLMWLRQFSDMDVNLRHTCEQGDRLQGYGWLMHDGISFGVQEIRDSDFTLTTEFVKRMGGEHGGDWTWRITAKQHSSAAHAPVISLMFYVATDTQGSLQAHVEERKRLSTVTGSSEELGNFKVTFRKPTAGDAASGKYASYNHLQTVTPGLEKLTDIVKNSLNRKFVFSPPSGEKRPYIAVDTYKPPHHHHQQKPADTRKETDFVVHQVTVQTPFQIEVLFESGSFHDRPDQLAGSVLTAELEKRKVAFDQKFEDTFGLQAKGFTQSQVKFSKAALSNMLGGMGYFYGQSIVQSVYNEYPLLYPEGPLFTAVPSRSFFPRGFLWDEGFHQLLLSKWDPQVTREAVAHWLDLINVEGWIPREQILGDEARSKVPGEFMVQRNENANPPTLFLALQELVEQLQAQPDDPSVQATLPLLHRLYPRLQTWFEWYNTTQVGPLPNSYRWRGRDKDTNLFLNPKTLTSGLDDYPRASHPSAEERHVDLHCWMALASGIMAKVAQLLGEPHQAYERTHQTLSDNQLLAELHWSEQLHAFSDYGNHTQAVALQQEKVYMPPGQPRHQFPVARLVRSVRRAPKLQFVNALGYVSLFPFLLHILTPDSPKLEFILKDMRDPDRLWTPYGLRSLSRTDPLYMKRNTEHDAPYWRGAIWININYLTVRALYHYGNLEGPYQEQAAAIYQELRTNLINNVYRQYMDTGYIWEQYNDSTGRGQGSHPFTGWSALTVLMMAEQY encoded by the exons ATGGGTCGGCAGAGAAAAAGGATTGTGACAAGTGATGGAGCCTCTCACCCAAGGACGGATGACAAACCGCCAGTCCCACATCGcaaggagaagaaaaagaaaacggaCCTCGGCAAAGTGTTCATTAACATTTCCATCGCTCTCTGCATCTTCAGCCTTATCTGGTTCTTCTATGCTCTCTACATGCGCTCATCCCTGGCCAAAAGGGTGGTGACCCTACACACGTCCCCACGTGTGCTCGATGCAAACAGCAGCAGTGCAGAAGTATCCCCCGAGAGGTTCTGGGGGTCATATCGgcctcaggtgtactttggCATGAAGACCAGGAGCCCCAGTTCTGTGGTCACTG GACTGATGTGGTTGCGTCAGTTCTCTGACATGGACGTGAACCTCAGGCACACCTGTGAGCAGGGCGACAGGCTGCAGGGCTATGGATGGCTCATGCACGATGGCATTAGCTTTGGTGTGCAGGAGATCCGGGACAGCGACTTCACCCTCACCACTGAGTTTGTCAAACGCATGGGTGGGGAGCATGGCGGAGACTGGACGTGGAGGATAACTGCCAAACAGCAT AGCTCTGCTGCCCACGCTCCAGTCATCTCTCTCATGTTCTACGTTGCCACGGACACCCAGGGGTCGCTGCAGGCGCACGTGGAGGAGCGGAAGCGGCTGAGCACGGTCACTGGCTCCTCAGAGGAGCTTGGCAACTTCAAGGTCACCTTCCGCAAACCCACTGCTGGAGATGCCGCCAGTGGCAAATATGCCAG TTACAACCACCTACAAACAGTGACTCCTGGCTTGGAAAAGCTCACTGACATTGTGAAGAACAGCCTGAACCGGAAGTTTGTTTTCAGTCCTCCATCGGGCGAGAAGCGTCCTTACATCGCAGTGGACACCTACAagcctccccaccaccaccaccagcagaagCCAGCTGACACCAGGAAGGAGACCGATTTTGTTGTTCACCAGGTTACAGTCCAGACACCCTTCCAGATCGAGGTTCTTTTCGAGTCTGGTAGCTTTCATGATCGACCGGACCAGCTAGCGGGCTCTGTTTTGACCGCAGAGCTGGAGAAGAGGAAGGTGGCTTTTGACCAGAAGTTTGAGGACACGTTTGGCCTCCAGGCTAAGGGTTTCACCCAGTCCCAGGTCAAGTTCAGCAAGGCCGCCCTCAGCAACATGCTGGGTGGTATGGGCTACTTTTACGGCCAGTCAATCGTGCAGTCGGTCTACAATGAGTACCCCCTTCTGTACCCAGAGGGGCCACTCTTCACAGCCGTGCCCTCGCGCTCCTTCTTCCCCCGAGGCTTCCTGTGGGACGAAGGCTTCCACCAGTTGCTCCTCAGCAAGTGGGACCCTCAGGTGACGCGAGAGGCCGTGGCTCACTGGCTGGACCTCATCAACGTGGAGGGCTGGATCCCGCGGGAGCAGATCTTGGGGGACGAGGCGCGGAGCAAAGTTCCCGGCGAGTTTATGGTGCAGCGCAACGAGAACGCCAACCCGCCGACCCTCTTCCTGGCCCTGCAAGAACTTGTGGAGCAGCTGCAAGCTCAGCCCGATGACCCCTCCGTGCAGGCCACTCTGCCGCTCCTCCACAGGCTTTATCCGCGACTCCAGACGTGGTTTGAGTGGTACAACACCACCCAGGTTGGACCCTTGCCGAACTCCTACCGCTGGCGGGGCCGAGACAAGGACACCAATCTCTTCCTCAACCCCAAGACGTTGACCTCGGGTCTGGACGACTACCCAAGGGCATCTCACCCGTCGGCAGAAGAGCGGCACGTGGATCTGCACTGCTGGATGGCGCTGGCATCGGGCATCATGGCGAAGGTGGCCCAGCTGCTTGGCGAGCCACACCAGGCGTACGAGCGCACGCACCAGACCCTCAGTGACAACCAGCTGCTGGCCGAGCTACACTGGTCCGAGCAGCTGCACGCCTTCAGCGACTACGGCAACCACACCCAGGCCGTGGCCCTGCAGCAGGAGAAGGTGTACATGCCCCCAGGGCAGCCGCGGCACCAGTTCCCCGTGGCGCGCCTAGTGCGCTCGGTACGTCGCGCCCCCAAGCTGCAGTTTGTCAATGCGCTGGGCTACGTCAGCCTCTTCCCCTTCTTACTGCACATCCTGACACCAGACTCGCCCAAGCTGGAGTTCATCCTGAAGGACATGAGGGACCCTGACCGCCTCTGGACACCGTATGGCCTGCGCTCGCTCTCCCGCACCGACCCTCTCTACATGAAGCGAAACACAGAGCATGACGCCCCATACTGGCGCGGTGCTATATGGATAAATATAAACTACTTGACTGTTAGGGCTCTGTACCACTACGGCAACTTGGAAGGGCCATATCAGGAACAGGCAGCTGCCATCTACCAAGAGCTCAGGACTAACCTTATCAATAATGTTTACAGACAGTACATGGACACAGGTTATATATGGGAACAGTACAACGACAGTACAGGTCGTGGACAGGGCAGTCATCCCTTCACTGGGTGGTCGGCTCTGACTGTCCTCATGATGGCTGAACAGTACTGA